From Ptychodera flava strain L36383 chromosome 3 unlocalized genomic scaffold, AS_Pfla_20210202 Scaffold_26__1_contigs__length_13983176_pilon, whole genome shotgun sequence, one genomic window encodes:
- the LOC139125722 gene encoding uncharacterized protein gives MFADASTKAFGTLVYLGYKGQTALIMAKTRVAPTKELTLPQLELMAALIGSKLLRFTYDALKDKVNITRRFLWSDNHSVIGWIRSDKKLPLFIANRVKRINEFPCTVKYCPGQDSDNRDNANNGHANTAAPPEDNAHSTQIGIQHVVDANGYSSITKLLRVSAIVLRFVSNLKKPNARKIGYLTTRELQGAENKWMKDVQPEVYRTDVYLILGQTTKTMFARQLAHFSDEDKILRCGGRLYNAPLEYAAKFPRLLPTHHRFTELVILAAHKCVLHAGLQTTVTQLRQQHWIPKLRQAVKKVIRKCVKCLKVIGKPYQHPVQAPLQKYRVNEAPPFTITGVDFTGMLYVKSEHLWRRLTTEYLTALREHHKIHGKTDNDIRIGDVVLVHSDTSRRINWELATVEKLNYGNDSIIRSAGIRTANGHTNRPIINLYPLEINANTTQQATENNDHVNTTGNQATSSERPPTRTEAAIARCRIQDLNDV, from the exons ATGTTCGCTGACGCAAGCACCAAGGCTTTCGGTACCTTGGTGTACCTAGGCTACAAGGGCCAGACTGCATTAATTATGGCAAAGACTCGCGTTGCTCCTACGAAGGAACTTACGCTACCGCAATTAGAATTGATGGCCGCACTTATTGGTTCAAAACTTCTCCGTTTCACCTACGATGCTCTGAAAGAtaaagtaaatattacacgtCGCTTCCTATGGTCGGACAATCACAGCGTTATTGGCTGGATAAGAAGCGATAAGAAACTACCGCTGTTTATCGCAAATAGAGTGAAAAGAATCAACGAATTTCCATGCACAGTTAAATACTGCCCTGGGCAAG ACTCGGACAATAGAGATAACGCAAATAACGGACATGCAAACACAGCGGCTCCTCCTGAAGACAACGCCCACTCTACTCAAATCGGAATCCAACACGTGGTCGACGCAAATGGATACAGCTCGATCACCAAACTACTCCGCGTATCGGCTATCGTACTACGTTTCGTATCGAACTTGAAAAAACCCAACGCTCGCAAAATCGGATATCTAACCACAAGAGAACTTCAAGGCGCAGAAAACAAATGGATGAAAGACGTTCAACCCGAAGTATATCGCACCGACGTATACTTGATCCTCGGACAGACTACGAAAACTATGTTCGCTAGACAACTCGCGCACTTCTCGGATGAAGACAAAATTCTTCGCTGTGGTGGCAGGCTATATAACGCGCCCCTTGAATACGCCGCGAAATTCCCTCGACTGCTTCCAACCCATCATCGGTTTACGGAACTTGTCATCTTAGCCGCGCACAAATGTGTGCTACACGCCGGACTACAGACAACGGTTACTCAACTCCGTCAACAACACTGGATCCCAAAATTACGACAAGCTGTGAAGAAAGTAATACGCAAATGTGTAAAGTGTTTGAAAGTAATTGGTAAGCCGTATCAGCATCCAGTGCAAGCCCCTCTTCAGAAATACCGCGTGAACGAAGCTCCGCCGTTCACCATTACCGGTGTGGACTTTACTGGCATGCTCTACGTCAAATCG GAACATCTCTGGCGCAGATTGACAACGGAATACTTGACTGCCTTACGTGAACACCACAAAATTCACGGTAAAACGGACAATGACATTCGAATTGGTGATGTTGTGCTTGTACACAGCGACACCTCACGCCGAATCAACTGGGAATTAGCCACCGTAGAAAAGCTAAACTACGGAAACGACAGCATCATTCGTTCTGCAGGAATCAGAACTGCTAATGGACATACAAATCGTCCCATCATCAATCTGTACCCACTGGAAATCAAcgccaacacaacacaacaagcTACAGAGAACAACGATCACGTAAATACAACAGGTAACCAGGCAACCAGCAGCGAGAGGCCACCGACCAGAACTGAAGCCGCCATCGCCCGTTGCAGAATTCAAGATTTAAACGATGTGTGA
- the LOC139125723 gene encoding uncharacterized protein codes for MKNFIKKPLVDLPHLRGLPLAHHPSDASSFEISVLIGADHSLGFIENEVIEGPGPYAVKSKFGYLLSGPTNARNNLNAANATILHIATHSMEEETKLQTLWDLETIGIRNEEQSTDTKVSEFELFRDTHLRIDDGKYVAKLPWKPDHPPLPTNYQISEKRTRAMVRRLKPDLLNAYNRIIQEQISFDFIEEVSDDDVTRGHYLPHRSVKKDSTTTPIRVVYDCSCRQSIDSPSLNDCLQTGPALLNDMAAILLRFRLNETAVISDIEKAFLNVRLDESDRKFTKFLWLSDPSDPESNFKVYQFKTVLFGAVCSPFILNAVKTHLEKHNATLTSTDLKDNIYVDNVVTGVQNATDAVKYYNDANEIMTASGFKLRSWSSNSDEVRSLAKRDRTLEMNTNVGVLGMRWDSDSDTLTYMKKTQPPSNDFVTKREVAQITAGLFDPYGYLSPVLVKAKLFIQELWKRKLDWDEPLGDDLIKQWSPIATDLRAGSHDTFSR; via the coding sequence ATGAAGAACTTCATCAAGAAACCGCTTGTCGACCTTCCTCATCTACGAGGGCTACCGTTAGCCCATCATCCCTCGGACGCGTCCTCCTTCGAAATCTCTGTTCTCATTGGCGCTGACCACTCGTTGGGCTTCATCGAAAATGAAGTCATCGAAGGACCCGGACCTTACGCTGTGAAGTCAAAATTCGGATACCTGCTATCTGGACCTACAAACGCGAGAAACAATCTCAACGCTGCTAACGCGACTATTCTACATATCGCTACGCACTCTATGGAAGAAGAAACGAAACTTCAGACTCTCTGGGACTTAGAAACTATCGGAATTAGAAATGAAGAGCAATCAACGGACACTAAGGTAAGCGAATTTGAATTATTTCGCGATACCCACTTACGAATCGACGACGGTAAATACGTTGCTAAGCTTCCTTGGAAACCAGATCACCCGCCATTACCGACCAATTATCAAATTAGTGAGAAACGCACACGCGCCATGGTACGCAGATTAAAGCCAGATTTATTGAACGCGTACAACCGCATTATTCAAGAGCAAATCTCTTTTGACTTTATTGAAGAAGTTTCTGATGATGATGTAACTCGTGGACATTATCTACCTCACCGCTCTGTTAAGAAAGATTCGACTACAACTCCTATCCGTGTAGTCTACGATTGCAGCTGTCGCCAATCAATTGACTCCCCTAGTTTGAACGATTGTTTACAGACTGGGCCTGCTCTGCTAAACGATATGGCAGCTATACTACTCAGATTTCGATTAAATGAGACTGCCGTTATCAGCGATATTGAAAAAGCATTTCTCAATGTCCGCCTCGACGAAAGTGATCGGAAATTCACCAAATTCCTGTGGCTATCAGACCCTAGCGACCCTGAAAGCAATTTCAAGGTCTATCAATTCAAAACGGTCCTCTTTGGCGCGGTCTGCTCTCCGTTCATTCTGAACGCCGTGAAAACTCACTTGGAAAAACACAACGCAACTTTGACTTCCACTGATTTAAAAGATAATATTTACGTTGATAACGTTGTTACTGGAGTACAAAATGCGACCGACGCCGTGAAATACTACAACGACGCGAATGAAATCATGACTGCCAGTGGATTTAAACTACGCTCTTGGTCATCCAATAGTGATGAAGTACGCTCGCTCGCCAAACGCGACAGAACACTCGAAATGAACACCAACGTGGGTGTTCTCGGAATGCGCTGGGACTCTGACTCGGATACATTGACTTATATGAAGAAAACGCAACCTCCTTCGAACGACTTCGTGACTAAACGCGAAGTTGCTCAAATAACCGCAGGCTTATTCGACCCCTACGGATATCTATCTCCGGTTCTCGTAAAGGCAAAACTTTTCATACAGGAACTTTGGAAAAGAAAACTTGACTGGGATGAACCTCTGGGAGACGACCTAATCAAACAATGGTCACCCATAGCAACCGACTTACGCGCCGGTTCTCACGATACGTTCAGTCGTTGA
- the LOC139125724 gene encoding uncharacterized protein — protein sequence MPRNGNFSGSSGSKETKELEYQRNGRRDRITTLLKQADNITSKENPTQEEIEALSKVTNNVSNKLEIIKKLDDEISSHIKNNNEKLQEEFEAADEYEDHITSKMKLHTQFIGKHTDEPTSSNVSSTSSPAPSSVPVLKHKGNHLPKLTLEKFDGEIMKWPSFIDNFMSLIHEDASLNDTERLRYLRANLISPPAGVVDGLRSNKKSYGDAIELLRDKYGRQEEIRRAYVKAFYKLENPAYTVESLTAFHNKLETYVRHLEQLDVPQERFEWVILIIVLENFRPIY from the coding sequence ATGCCAAGAAACGGAAACTTCTCTGGGTCCTCCGGATCCAAGGAAACTAAAGAGCTGGAATACCAAAGAAATGGAAGACGCGATCGGATAACAACACTTCTGAAGCAAGCGGACAACATAACCTCCAAGGAAAACCCCACACAAGAAGAAATTGAAGCCCTTTCCAAAGTCACCAACAACGTCTCGAACAAGctagaaatcatcaagaaattgGACGACGAAATTTCTTCacacatcaaaaacaacaaCGAAAAGTTACAAGAAGAGTTTGAAGCAGCAGACGAATACGAAGATCACATCACCAGTAAGATGAAGCTTCATACACAATTTATTGGAAAACATACTGACGAGCCGACTAGTTCGAATGTATCGTCGACTTCGTCGCCGGCGCCAAGTTCTGTGCCCGTTTTAAAACACAAGGGAAATCATCTGCCGAAACTAACTCTTGAAAAATTTGACGGTGAAATCATGAAATGGCCAAGCTTTATCGATAACTTCATGTCTCTCATACATGAAGACGCCTCGCTAAATGACACCGAGCGACTTCGGTATTTGAGAGCAAACCTCATCAGTCCTCCCGCCGGGGTAGTAGATGGACTGAGATCAAACAAGAAAAGTTACGGTGACGCGATAGAACTCTTACGTGATAAGTATGGCAGACAAGAAGAAATACGCAGAGCTTACGTCAAAGCTTTTTACAAATTGGAAAACCCCGCTTACACTGTCGAAAGTTTGACCGCATTTCACAATAAGTTAGAAACGTACGTTcgccatcttgaacagttaGACGTTCCACAAGAAAGATTCGAATGGGTGATCTTAATCATAGTGTTGGAAAACTTCCGCCCAATCTACTGA
- the LOC139125725 gene encoding protein gooseberry-neuro-like: protein MEVSQTGRSFCRGKPLSNDLRYMIRTEMLSLGANNLTGYFPSGSMRKVAERFKVNKSTVSRIWKRFCETGEIVPGTPGGQTRNKLTDPDLEFIEVLKRERPSITYKEITEQLLQYGSVNSVSVSTVGRAVRTELTENSDNFSVASTFKDKGERKVFEEGEDSKEKEKAREDMRIIKIQEEETLVTQLLKTHASLAKELQEVKSKLEERPRR from the exons ATGGAGGTGTCTCAGACTGGACGTTCATTTTGCCGTGGAAAACCACTATCAAATGACTTGAGATATATGATCAGAACGGAGATGCTGTCACTTGGTGCAAATAACTTGACTGGTTATTTTCCCTCTGGTAGTATGAGGAAAGTCGCAGAAAGattcaaagtgaacaaatcaaCAGTAAGCCGCATTTGGAAGCGCTTTTGTGAAACTGGCGAAATCGTACCCGGTACTCCTGGTGGACAGACTCGAAATAAACTCACAGATCCGGACTTAGAATTCATCGAGGTGTTGAAAAGAGAACGACCCTCCATTACCTACAAAGAAATTACGGAGCAACTCCTGCAATATGGCTCAGTTAACTCAGTCAGCGTCAGTACAGTTGGCAGAGCAGTTCGCACCGAACTAACCG AAAACAGTGACAATTTCAGTGTCGCGTCGACATTCAAGGACAAAGGGGAAAGGAAAGTGTTTGAGGAGGGGGAAGATTCAAAG gaaaaagaaaaggcCAGAGAAGATATGCGGATTATTAAAATACAGGAAGAAGAAACATTG GTGACACAGCTTCTCAAGACGCACGCTAGTCTGGCAAAAGAGCTGCAGGAGGTGAAATCCAAGCTTGAAGAGAGACCGCGAAGATGA